In one window of Paraflavitalea soli DNA:
- a CDS encoding SusD/RagB family nutrient-binding outer membrane lipoprotein — translation MNIKKYIPVLLLPLVVMTSCNKLKDFGDTNVNPGTTGTPIPSALLTSITAGFGGYAAQGRGGLYCQYFSETQYTDASLYSVPKADFRDEYAGVLYDCEYLTKLKDATNNQKQLARIIKAYIFWTITDRWGDVPYTEALKGNPNPKYDPQKTIYEGVIKELTEAAAAMDNSFLGGDVVANGNVAKWKKFANSVRILMALRLSKRFPGAGDYAATQLKAALTAPGGIITTNEDNLKVTYPGDAFKCPYFSVYDGRKDVAESKTMTDMMSALGDGRQVAFGGKSELPASPDYNVSSNIGVPYGLERTKAEAFTAANPGWARILRGSYRLQTGSVIILSASNVLLARAEAADRGWTTENAQTLFQDGIKASFAQWELAAPAAGYFTQTNVAFTAPTGTGANLKQIATQRWIATYPDGLQGWSEWRRTGFPVLVPAPDATNSSKQIVRRMTFGDHEYGTNNAVVKAVAAAMPGGDTQDSKVWWDQ, via the coding sequence ATGAACATTAAAAAATATATACCAGTACTGCTGTTGCCACTGGTTGTAATGACAAGCTGTAATAAGTTAAAAGATTTCGGAGATACCAATGTTAATCCTGGTACTACCGGCACACCCATCCCCAGTGCTTTGCTGACCAGCATCACAGCGGGCTTCGGAGGGTATGCAGCCCAGGGTAGGGGTGGATTGTATTGCCAGTATTTTTCTGAAACACAATATACCGATGCCTCCCTGTACAGTGTGCCGAAGGCTGATTTCAGGGATGAGTACGCCGGTGTTTTATATGATTGTGAATACCTGACCAAGCTTAAGGATGCTACGAACAACCAAAAGCAACTGGCCCGCATCATTAAAGCCTATATATTCTGGACAATAACTGACCGTTGGGGCGATGTGCCCTATACCGAGGCGTTGAAAGGAAACCCCAATCCGAAGTACGATCCGCAAAAAACCATTTATGAAGGTGTTATCAAAGAATTAACAGAAGCTGCTGCGGCTATGGATAATTCTTTTCTTGGTGGGGATGTGGTCGCCAACGGTAACGTGGCCAAATGGAAAAAGTTTGCCAATTCCGTGCGGATCTTAATGGCTTTACGTTTGTCCAAAAGGTTCCCTGGCGCCGGTGACTATGCGGCTACGCAGTTGAAAGCTGCGCTGACTGCTCCGGGAGGGATCATTACTACCAATGAGGACAACCTGAAAGTGACTTACCCCGGCGATGCCTTTAAATGCCCTTATTTTAGCGTGTATGATGGAAGAAAGGATGTGGCTGAAAGTAAAACCATGACCGACATGATGAGCGCTTTGGGTGATGGTCGTCAGGTGGCTTTTGGCGGCAAGTCAGAATTGCCGGCTTCGCCCGATTACAATGTAAGCTCCAATATTGGTGTTCCTTATGGCCTGGAAAGAACCAAAGCAGAGGCATTTACTGCTGCTAACCCAGGGTGGGCCCGCATACTGCGGGGTTCTTACAGACTGCAAACAGGTTCTGTAATCATATTAAGTGCTTCAAATGTACTACTAGCACGTGCAGAAGCCGCTGATCGCGGATGGACTACCGAAAATGCACAAACTTTATTCCAGGATGGTATCAAAGCATCATTTGCTCAATGGGAACTGGCTGCTCCTGCTGCCGGTTATTTTACGCAAACAAACGTGGCCTTTACTGCACCTACCGGAACAGGCGCCAACCTGAAACAAATTGCTACGCAGCGTTGGATCGCTACTTATCCCGATGGCTTACAAGGCTGGAGTGAATGGAGAAGAACGGGATTCCCTGTGTTGGTCCCTGCTCCTGATGCCACCAATTCTTCCAAACAAATTGTTCGTCGCATGACTTTTGGGGACCATGAATACGGAACGAATAATGCTGTTGTAAAAGCAGTGGCGGCGGCTATGCCCGGCGGCGATACGCAAGATTCCAAAGTATGGTGGGATCAATAA